Proteins from a genomic interval of Tiliqua scincoides isolate rTilSci1 chromosome 11, rTilSci1.hap2, whole genome shotgun sequence:
- the NCAPH gene encoding condensin complex subunit 2: MSSSTPQSAGSKGNASFDSVFVSPSTRKQPLSASVTPVLENCPGNDDECERKRRRRSRLIDLQFSTESPLALQSPSSKQTETSLPAIPQLTNAQIADHYSTCIKLSTENKITTKNAFGLHLIDYMTEILKQKDSELTNFKVAAGTLDASAKIYAVRVDAVHADVYRVLGGLGKDSASSGPVTDQDPGGGGDAEPENSRKTLSKRKHLYKTIEQNLNNINLSEADRRCEVDPMLQKTVTSFDECSTAGVFLTMLHTHSYLSEVLFDSKVTPLPSSMTSELPSSSPMKGTDLKPILLQCVEKRPICPSLTGFLFTQWNSETHNESVSALLDKFKKSDQMFDVNAEVDSDPGDYDGGPVEDDDFDADVLDKTVAKDLGEFSGKLEACRIAPGSSRKSVVPLGEGDVGSMCLHLSMRPSEYSYFSPRTMSMWAGPEHWRFKPLHKGDINSERISKRKPAKKVFEINFDDDIEFELHFRITRAATTLAKSTLESQNKKSNTLPADFHYDPDNLARLFLKPANRLWKTPPQGNTSDHEDEVGEYDYNNPNDTSNFCPALQDADSDVDDPIDFVGQDGMFEMTANPGGGAGQGGELNRGIGGLNITTYGESNLVTEPQKVNKIDIHYAKTAKKMDMKNLKRTMWYLLTDAQKNHTEESTDALEKSANSSMVVGQKVFSSITQDLLCRLPSTMAKNLSVPLAFACLLHLANEKNLKLQGVEDLSEVLVLQGD; encoded by the exons ATGAGCTCCTCAACGCCACAGTCCGCAGGCAGCAAAGGGAATGCCTCTTTCGACAGCGTCTTTGTGTCCCCCAGTACCAGGAAGCAGCCTCTGAGCGCCTCTgtcacccctgtgctagagaacTGCCCTGGGAACGATGATGAGTGCGAAAGGAAGCGGCGGCGACGCTCTCGGCTCATTGACCTGCAGTTCAGCACTGAATCACCTCTTGCGCTACAGTCTCCCTCCAGCAA acaGACAGAAACATCTTTGCCTGCAATCCCACAGCTGACAAATGCCCAGATTGCAGACCATTATTCTACATGCATCAAACTTTCAACAGAAAAT AAAATCACCACAAAGAATGCATTTGGCCTGCACCTCATTGACTATATGACAGAAATACTCAAGCAGAAGGACTCAGAACTCACCAACTTTAAG GTAGCAGCTGGTACACTAGATGCCAGTGCAAAGATCTACGCGGTGAGGGTTGATGCTGTCCATGCAGATGTGTACAGAGTACTTGGAGGGCTGGGCAAAGACTCTGCATCCTCGGGACCTGTGACTGACCAGGATCCAG GTGGTGGAGGAGATGCAGAGCCTGAGAACTCCAGGAAGACTTTGAGTAAGAGGAAGCACCTGTACAAAACCATTGAGCAGAACCTGAATAATATTAACCTCTCCGAGGCAGACCGTAGGTGTGAG GTCGACCCCATGCTCCAGAAGACAGTGACCTCCTTTGACGAGTGCAGCACAGCTGGGGTCTTCCTCACGATGCTCCACACGCACAGCTATCTCAGTGAAGTCCTGTTTGATTCTAAGGTCACGCCTCTCCCTTCTTCCATGACTTCTGAGTTGCCAAGTTCCTCTCCCATGAAAGGGACAGATTTAAAAC CCATCTTGCTGCAGTGTGTTGAAAAGCGCCCCATTTGCCCTTCGTTGACCGGCTTCCTGTTTACTCAGTGGAACAGTGAGACTCATAATGAG TCTGTGTCAGCTCTGCTCGATAAATTCAAGAAGAGCGACCAGATGTTTGATGTCAACGCAGAGGTTGATAGCGATCCTGGAGACTATGACGGAGGCCCAGTGGAGGATGACGACTTTGATGCTGATGTCCTAGACAAGACAGTTGCAAAGGACCTTGGGGAGTTTTCTGGAAAGTTGGAGGCTTGCAGAATAGCGCCAGGCAGCTCACG AAAGAGTGTGGTgcccttgggggaaggagatgttGGTTCCATGTGCCTTCATCTGTCCATGAGACCCAGCGAGTACTCATACTTCAGCCCCCGCACGATGTCCATGTGGGCAGGCCCCGAACACTGGCGTTTCAAGCCTCTCCATAAAG GTGACATCAACTCTGAGAGAATAAGCAAAAGAAAACCTGCAAAGAAAGTCTTTGAAATCAACTTTGATGACGATATTGAGTTTGAGCTCCACTTCCGCATCACACGG GCAGCAACAACTCTGGCCAAGTCGACCCTTGAAAGTCAAAACAAGAAAAGCAACACCCTCCCTGCAGACTTCCATTATGATCCTGATAACCTTGCCCGCCTCTTCCTCAAACCAGCCAACAGG TTGTGGAAGACACCGCCACAGGGAAACACATCTGATCATGAGGATGAGGTTGGCGAGTACGATTACAACAACCCAAATGATACCTCCAATTTCTGTCCTGCCCTGCAG GATGCTGACAGTGATGTTGATGACCCCATAGACTTTGTGGGTCAGGATGGAATGTTTGAAATGACTGCCAATCCTGGCGGAGGGGCAGGCCAAGGCGGAGAGCTCAATAGGGGCATCGGTGGACTCAACATTACCACCTATGGTGAATCTAACCTGGTGACTGAGCCGCAGAAG GTGAACAAGATAGATATTCATTATGCAAAGACTGCCAAAAAGATGGACATGAAGAATCTAAAACGGACCATGTGGTACCTTCTGACTGATGCCCAGAAGAACCACACTGAAGAATCG ACTGATGCCCTGGAGAAAAGCGCAAACTCTTCCATGGTGGTGGGTCAGAAGGTCTTCAGCAGCATCACCCAGGATCTGCTCTGCAG GCTGCCTTCCACAATGGCAAAGAACCTGTCCGTACCATTGGCATTTGCTTGCCTCTTGCATTTGGCTAATGAAAAG AACTTGAAGCTGCAGGGTGTGGAGGACCTGTCTGAAGTGTTAGTGCTGCAAGGTGATTGA
- the NEURL3 gene encoding E3 ubiquitin-protein ligase NEURL3 — MDQSHRIASRAATFHNGIVFSNRPVQPYEKVKLKILEEDCKWKGGLRLGFTGEDPSRLEPNKLPPFVCPNLVSRGKTWACVLPEEYEGEGTIISFWMDGCGSVFCSNNHRAECSLLFDGVPVTISLWAVVDIYGRTKAVQLLDPSSAFADTEGPNLLNLNGPAESTCKDLHALPEVSNGEECVVCCGAEANATMLPCCHSSFCAGCSLKILHTSGCCPLCRQRVEKVLCSPVWPPKHNHAENWLKDSKNLLPPR, encoded by the exons ATGGACCAGTCTCACCGAATAGCCAGCCGGGCGGCCACCTTCCACAATGGCATCGTCTTCTCCAACCGCCCGGTCCAACCTTATGAGAAGGTGAAGCTGAAGATCCTCGAAGAGGACTGCAAGTGGAAGGGAGGTCTACGACTGGGCTTCACTGGGGAGGACCCCTCCCGCCTTGAGCCGAACAAGCTGCCCCCGTTTGTTTGCCCCAACCTGGTCTCCCGAGGAAAGACGTGGGCGTGTGTCTTGCCAGAAGAATACGAAGGGGAAGGGACCATCATCAGcttctggatggatggatgtggcTCCGTGTTCTGCAGCAACAACCACAGGGCTGAGTGCTCTTTGCTGTTCGATGGTGtcccagtcaccatctctctgtGGGCTGTGGTGGATATCTATGGAAGGACCAAAGCTGTCCAGCTTCTGG atCCCTCAAGTGCATTTGCTGATACTGAAGGCCCCAATCTGTTAAATCTCAATGGGCCAGCTG AGTCTACCTGCAAGGATCTTCATGCCCTTCCTGAGGTGAGCAATGGTGAGGAATGTGTGGTGTGCTGTGGAGCCGAGGCCAATGCCACAATGCTACCTTGCTGCCACTCCAGTTTCTGCGCTGGCTGCTCCTTGAAGATTCTGCACACCTCTGGCTGCTGCCCTCTGTGCCGGCAGAGGGTTGAGAAAGTCCTTTGCTCCCCAGTTTGGCCCCCAAAACACAACCACGCTGAAAACTGGTTGAAAGATTCAAAGAACCTCCTGCCCCCTCGATGA